The proteins below come from a single Acidobacteriota bacterium genomic window:
- a CDS encoding type II toxin-antitoxin system VapC family toxin yields the protein MSSTIVDSDILIDAGRQISEAVEYLRFREAISTLAISAVTQMEMIIGCRNKREYADLEKFLLRFRILPVTSDISDSTVTLLSKYNLSHGLLIADALIAATAITYSEPLATKNQRDFRFIDGLDLLPYPN from the coding sequence ATGTCTTCCACAATTGTCGATTCCGATATTCTTATAGACGCCGGGCGCCAAATATCTGAAGCCGTCGAATATTTAAGATTTAGAGAAGCCATATCAACTCTTGCTATTAGTGCCGTTACTCAAATGGAGATGATAATCGGCTGCCGTAACAAGCGTGAATATGCTGACCTTGAAAAATTCCTGCTTAGGTTCCGTATTCTTCCGGTTACGTCGGATATTTCGGACTCCACGGTGACACTCCTGTCTAAATACAATCTTAGTCACGGCTTACTGATCGCCGACGCCCTGATCGCCGCGACCGCAATAACATATTCCGAACCGCTGGCGACAAAAAACCAGCGAGATTTTCGATTCATCGACGGCCTCGACCTGTTGCCATATCCGAATTAA
- the groL gene encoding chaperonin GroEL (60 kDa chaperone family; promotes refolding of misfolded polypeptides especially under stressful conditions; forms two stacked rings of heptamers to form a barrel-shaped 14mer; ends can be capped by GroES; misfolded proteins enter the barrel where they are refolded when GroES binds) — protein MAKQVVHGEESRAAILRGVNQLADAVKVTLGPKGRNVVIDKKFGSPTITKDGVTVAKEIELKDTLENMGAQMVREVASKTSDVAGDGTTTATVLAQAIFKEGVRTVAAGANPMALKRGIEKAVAAVVAEIHNMAKPVSGDSIAQVGTVSANGDKTIGTIIAEAMDKVGKDGVITVEESKTMDTLLEVVEGMQFDRGYLSPYFVTDADRMEAVLDEPFILINEKKISNMRDLLPIIEQVAKMGRPLLIIAEDVDGEALATLVVNKLRGTLNVAAVKAPGFGDRRKAMLEDIAVLTGGKVISEDLGIKLETITLEDLGKAKKVTIDKENTTIVEGAGSGEAIDGRIKTIRNQIEDTSSDYDREKLQERLAKLVGGVAVIKVGAATETEMKEKKARVEDAMHATRAAVEEGIVAGGGVALVRASRVLDNFNTESEDTDEQIGVSIVRRALEEPLRQIAGNAGMEGAVVVGKVREGDDSFGFNAATEKYEDLVAAGVIDPAKVTRTALQNAASIAGLMLTTEAMIADVQDDKGDPMAGMGGGGMGGMGMGM, from the coding sequence ATGGCTAAACAAGTAGTACACGGAGAAGAATCACGCGCAGCTATCCTGCGTGGTGTTAATCAGCTCGCGGACGCAGTGAAAGTTACATTGGGACCGAAGGGCCGCAACGTAGTTATCGACAAAAAATTCGGCTCGCCGACCATCACCAAAGACGGTGTCACGGTCGCTAAAGAGATCGAATTAAAAGACACGCTCGAGAACATGGGCGCACAGATGGTTCGCGAAGTCGCTTCGAAAACCAGTGACGTTGCCGGTGACGGCACGACGACCGCGACGGTTCTGGCACAGGCGATCTTCAAAGAAGGCGTCCGCACAGTTGCCGCCGGTGCAAACCCGATGGCTCTCAAACGCGGTATCGAAAAGGCAGTCGCAGCCGTAGTTGCTGAGATCCACAATATGGCAAAGCCGGTTTCGGGCGATTCGATCGCACAGGTTGGAACGGTTTCGGCTAACGGCGACAAGACTATCGGCACGATCATCGCTGAAGCGATGGACAAGGTCGGCAAAGACGGCGTTATCACCGTCGAAGAGTCGAAAACGATGGACACGCTCCTCGAAGTCGTGGAAGGTATGCAGTTTGACCGCGGTTACCTGTCGCCTTACTTCGTGACCGACGCTGACCGTATGGAAGCCGTCCTCGACGAGCCTTTCATCCTGATCAACGAGAAGAAGATCTCGAACATGCGTGACCTTCTGCCGATCATCGAGCAGGTAGCAAAAATGGGCCGTCCGCTGCTCATCATTGCGGAAGACGTTGATGGTGAAGCACTTGCGACCCTCGTGGTCAATAAGCTCCGCGGCACGCTGAACGTCGCTGCTGTCAAAGCACCTGGCTTCGGCGATCGCCGCAAGGCAATGCTCGAAGACATCGCGGTCCTCACGGGCGGCAAGGTCATCAGCGAAGATCTCGGCATCAAGCTCGAGACCATCACTCTCGAAGACCTCGGCAAAGCCAAGAAAGTTACCATCGACAAGGAAAACACCACCATCGTCGAAGGTGCAGGCAGCGGCGAAGCGATCGACGGACGCATCAAAACCATCCGTAACCAGATCGAAGACACGTCCAGCGACTATGACCGTGAAAAACTGCAGGAACGTCTGGCGAAACTCGTCGGCGGTGTTGCCGTGATCAAGGTCGGTGCTGCTACCGAGACCGAGATGAAGGAAAAGAAAGCACGTGTCGAAGACGCAATGCACGCAACCCGTGCTGCTGTCGAAGAAGGCATCGTGGCCGGCGGCGGAGTCGCTCTGGTCCGCGCATCGCGTGTTCTCGACAACTTCAACACCGAAAGCGAGGACACCGACGAACAGATCGGCGTCAGCATCGTCCGTCGTGCCCTCGAAGAGCCGCTCCGCCAGATCGCCGGCAACGCCGGTATGGAAGGCGCAGTGGTCGTCGGCAAAGTCCGCGAAGGCGACGACAGCTTCGGCTTTAACGCAGCGACCGAAAAATACGAAGACCTCGTCGCAGCCGGCGTCATCGATCCTGCCAAAGTAACGCGTACCGCGCTACAAAACGCAGCCTCGATCGCAGGCCTGATGCTCACCACCGAAGCCATGATCGCCGACGTCCAGGACGACAAGGGCGACCCAATGGCCGGCATGGGCGGCGGCGGCATGGGCGGCATGGGTATGGGAATGTAA
- a CDS encoding co-chaperone GroES yields MATNITPLHDRVIIKRIEDNVNQTAGGLYIPDTAKEKPQEGEVIAAGAGKYKEDGSRQSLDVKAGDRVLFGKYSGSEIKLDGEEFIIMREDEILGIISRAGAAA; encoded by the coding sequence ATGGCTACAAACATTACACCACTACACGATCGCGTGATCATCAAACGCATCGAAGACAACGTCAACCAGACCGCCGGCGGTCTTTACATTCCTGACACGGCAAAGGAAAAGCCGCAGGAAGGCGAAGTTATCGCCGCAGGTGCAGGTAAATACAAAGAAGACGGTTCGCGTCAGTCGCTCGACGTCAAAGCCGGCGACCGCGTTCTGTTCGGCAAGTATTCGGGCAGCGAGATCAAACTCGACGGCGAAGAATTCATCATCATGCGCGAAGACGAGATCCTCGGCATCATTTCACGCGCGGGAGCTGCGGCCTAA
- a CDS encoding MOSC domain-containing protein, with protein sequence MNISEINIYPIKSLKGITLDSALVEPRGLQHDRRWMLTTPDGMFFTQREFPQMATVEVGVGDDLYVTAAGFGTLEIPLEPETGDKQQVTIWDSVCEGEVYSPVVNEWFSDVIGEPCQLVYMGDDSRRDINERFNKGGEVVSFADGYPLLVIGEASLEDLNQKLRTNANGSGAFHPLAMNRFRPNIVVSDSNAFAEDRWDRISVGDAVFRGSKPCARCVITTIDQSRGEFDGKEPLKTLASYRMAKEVIPDRIEAFGMSETAVLFGQNLVAETPGVSIRVGDELKVIN encoded by the coding sequence ATGAATATTTCTGAGATAAATATTTACCCCATTAAATCGTTAAAGGGAATCACTCTTGATTCAGCGCTTGTGGAGCCGCGCGGCCTGCAGCATGACCGACGGTGGATGCTCACGACGCCGGATGGGATGTTTTTTACGCAGCGGGAATTTCCGCAAATGGCGACGGTTGAGGTCGGGGTTGGGGACGATCTTTATGTGACGGCGGCGGGATTTGGGACGCTGGAGATACCGCTTGAGCCGGAGACGGGCGATAAACAGCAAGTCACGATCTGGGACAGCGTTTGCGAGGGCGAGGTTTATTCGCCGGTGGTAAATGAGTGGTTCAGCGACGTCATCGGCGAGCCGTGCCAGCTTGTCTATATGGGCGACGACTCACGGCGGGATATCAACGAGCGGTTTAACAAGGGCGGGGAAGTCGTGAGTTTTGCGGATGGTTATCCGCTGCTGGTTATCGGCGAGGCTTCGCTCGAAGATCTCAACCAGAAGCTGCGGACGAATGCTAACGGTTCAGGAGCTTTTCATCCGTTAGCCATGAACAGGTTTCGTCCGAATATCGTCGTATCGGACTCGAACGCATTTGCCGAAGATCGTTGGGACCGGATCAGCGTGGGCGATGCCGTGTTTCGAGGGTCAAAACCATGTGCACGCTGCGTCATAACGACGATCGATCAATCGCGAGGGGAATTTGACGGGAAAGAGCCTTTAAAAACGCTTGCTTCATATCGGATGGCAAAGGAAGTGATCCCGGATCGCATCGAAGCATTCGGCATGAGCGAAACCGCCGTGCTGTTTGGCCAGAATCTGGTCGCGGAGACGCCGGGCGTTTCGATCCGTGTTGGCGACGAACTGAAAGTTATCAATTGA